A genomic window from Methanobrevibacter sp. TLL-48-HuF1 includes:
- a CDS encoding diacylglycerol/polyprenol kinase family protein, whose product MNMTDIGLLVLVYIYVIIIFVISEKFLKDKPSFSRRFVHIMVGNCIFVMPFFNDPYTLVWFLTLPITIAAFLLTKYSPIKIKSGVTDAGHDLGLVYYAGIWTFLIFLLPDKLWIVGVAIGAMVYGDGFASLIGQKYGKHHFNLTGDVKSVEGSITMFIMVCIMCSAVFLVYGAIGYNIPNYNFAFVVFISLIATVCEAVTPKGLDNLSVSSVSAVLYYILMV is encoded by the coding sequence ATGAATATGACAGATATAGGATTATTGGTTTTAGTATATATTTATGTTATCATAATTTTTGTTATTTCAGAGAAGTTTTTAAAAGATAAACCTTCATTTTCCCGCCGTTTTGTTCATATTATGGTAGGAAATTGCATTTTCGTAATGCCTTTTTTCAATGACCCTTATACGTTGGTATGGTTTTTAACACTTCCGATTACAATAGCTGCATTTTTATTGACTAAATATTCTCCAATTAAAATTAAAAGCGGAGTTACAGATGCAGGTCATGATTTAGGTTTAGTTTACTATGCAGGAATATGGACATTTTTAATATTTTTACTTCCTGATAAATTATGGATAGTAGGAGTAGCTATTGGAGCTATGGTTTATGGAGACGGTTTTGCATCTTTAATAGGTCAAAAATATGGAAAACATCATTTTAACTTAACAGGTGATGTAAAATCTGTGGAAGGCTCAATTACCATGTTTATAATGGTTTGTATAATGTGCAGTGCTGTATTTTTAGTTTATGGTGCAATTGGCTATAACATTCCAAATTATAATTTTGCATTTGTGGTATTCATAAGTTTAATAGCTACCGTTTGTGAAGCTGTTACTCCAAAAGGTTTGGATAATTTAAGTGTTTCATCTGTTAGTGCTGTTTTATATTATATTTTAATGGTGTGA
- the priL gene encoding DNA primase large subunit PriL — protein MVEVSFINPLSSEGRQIVKEYGDLNKLFDEDETLVNEIIHTANQKISDDSLIPKSYKDLAIKRIQWAIEKKNNKNYAQSEFEYLTNSNLYRQDVVTFHILCQAIAIQFNVTSRETRLFIESQGKIIEERLAKIPPGSRSEIIDDILRDIKTDGSIQWKALKDVIASKRLSLTDLLINHGNIILEEDEFLEEYSDEFTDRNPDRMYNILVGNNIKELILSRLIMQKTEEYIKRIKEMSSRIELHPAITEIGEELKEFIPEEISKYNTFYAGSGGIYGTVKGGKLLREAFPPCIRNTIEGVSSGGRNDAIVLLLTSFASYARLYPRIFASDESIKVSDIDPDLSITENEILPLIYEAADNCSPPLFDDQPQEKINIISKLGFGMHSEVDISHEGETKWYTPMSCEKIKIHLPQLCKPDSSCKGINNPLSCYGRKKYQIDNKKD, from the coding sequence ATGGTTGAAGTTTCATTTATTAATCCATTGTCCAGTGAAGGAAGACAAATTGTTAAAGAGTACGGAGACTTAAATAAACTCTTTGATGAAGACGAAACACTCGTAAATGAAATAATACATACTGCAAATCAGAAAATATCCGACGATTCCTTAATTCCTAAATCATATAAAGATTTAGCTATAAAAAGAATACAATGGGCAATTGAGAAAAAAAACAATAAAAATTATGCTCAAAGTGAATTTGAGTACTTAACAAATAGTAATTTATACAGACAGGATGTTGTAACATTCCATATATTATGTCAGGCTATAGCTATTCAGTTTAATGTAACTTCAAGAGAAACCAGACTTTTTATTGAATCTCAAGGAAAAATAATTGAAGAAAGACTTGCTAAAATTCCTCCAGGAAGCAGAAGTGAAATCATCGATGACATCTTAAGAGATATCAAAACTGACGGATCAATTCAATGGAAAGCCCTAAAAGATGTAATAGCTTCTAAAAGATTATCCTTAACTGATTTACTAATTAATCATGGAAATATTATTCTAGAAGAAGATGAATTTTTAGAGGAATATTCTGATGAATTTACTGATAGAAACCCCGACAGGATGTATAATATACTAGTTGGAAATAATATTAAGGAATTAATTCTCTCCAGACTTATTATGCAAAAAACAGAGGAATACATCAAAAGAATCAAAGAAATGTCTTCCAGAATTGAACTCCATCCAGCCATTACTGAAATCGGAGAGGAATTAAAAGAATTTATTCCAGAAGAAATCAGCAAATACAACACTTTCTATGCAGGCAGCGGCGGTATTTACGGTACTGTTAAAGGTGGAAAATTACTTAGAGAAGCATTTCCCCCATGTATCAGAAATACTATTGAAGGAGTTTCCTCTGGCGGACGTAATGATGCTATTGTATTATTATTAACTTCCTTTGCATCATATGCCAGATTATATCCAAGAATATTTGCAAGTGATGAAAGCATTAAAGTATCTGATATTGATCCTGATTTATCAATAACAGAAAATGAAATATTGCCATTGATTTATGAAGCTGCAGATAACTGTTCACCACCGTTATTTGATGATCAGCCTCAAGAAAAAATCAACATCATATCAAAATTAGGCTTTGGTATGCACAGTGAAGTTGACATCAGTCATGAAGGGGAAACCAAATGGTACACTCCAATGAGCTGTGAAAAAATTAAAATTCATTTACCTCAGTTATGTAAACCTGACAGCTCATGTAAAGGAATTAATAATCCCCTATCATGTTATGGGCGTAAAAAATATCAAATTGATAATAAAAAAGATTAA
- the hdrC gene encoding ferredoxin:CoB-CoM heterodisulfide reductase subunit HdrC produces the protein MHTQKINETPLDFAEAIKEDIKSSKDEGVLKCVQCGMCTSTCPAARHSNYNPREIMERVFEGDETLLEDEDLWKCFYCYTCHSTCPVGNSVCEVNQIIKQFAISKGIAYEQLYDYLGFADSYFNAAIGAIPSNFYEEISEDVEGWWDFRQHLNEIRDELGLGPVSPPQEVVDEVSLILTNTGFKDRMDKIRKSKEGNDETGS, from the coding sequence ATGCATACTCAAAAAATCAATGAAACACCTCTTGATTTTGCTGAAGCTATAAAAGAAGATATTAAAAGTTCAAAAGATGAAGGTGTTTTAAAATGTGTTCAGTGTGGAATGTGTACCTCAACATGTCCTGCAGCACGTCATTCTAATTATAATCCTCGTGAAATAATGGAGAGAGTCTTTGAAGGAGATGAAACGCTTCTGGAAGATGAAGATTTATGGAAATGCTTTTATTGTTATACATGTCATAGCACATGTCCTGTTGGAAACAGTGTCTGTGAAGTTAATCAGATTATTAAGCAATTTGCCATATCAAAAGGAATTGCATATGAACAGTTATATGATTATTTAGGATTTGCAGATAGCTACTTTAATGCAGCTATTGGTGCAATCCCATCTAATTTTTATGAAGAAATCAGCGAAGATGTAGAAGGCTGGTGGGACTTTAGACAGCATTTAAATGAAATTAGAGATGAATTAGGTTTAGGTCCTGTTTCACCACCTCAGGAAGTTGTTGATGAAGTTTCTTTAATTTTAACTAACACAGGCTTTAAAGATAGAATGGATAAAATAAGAAAATCAAAGGAGGGTAATGATGAAACAGGTTCCTGA
- the comE gene encoding sulfopyruvate decarboxylase subunit beta, which translates to MKRRNAIAKIMGAIDNELVLCNIGFPSRELYDIDDRNENFYMIGSMGLVSSIGLGLALAKPNKKIVIIDGDGSFLMNLGSVITIFAQNPCNLTWIVINNEAYGSTGNQETYAKHLDLKEMAKSVGIKNCYNYEEIDLKEIINNNECNFICFNTEPGNSSAPIIDLTPIEIKKRFMKSI; encoded by the coding sequence ATGAAAAGAAGAAATGCAATTGCAAAAATAATGGGTGCAATCGATAATGAATTAGTATTATGCAATATCGGATTTCCTTCAAGAGAATTATACGACATAGATGATAGAAATGAAAACTTTTACATGATTGGTTCTATGGGACTTGTTTCCTCAATAGGTCTCGGTCTTGCACTGGCTAAACCTAATAAAAAGATTGTTATTATAGACGGTGACGGATCATTTTTAATGAATTTAGGATCAGTAATTACTATTTTTGCTCAAAATCCGTGTAATTTAACATGGATTGTTATTAATAATGAAGCATATGGTTCAACAGGAAATCAGGAAACTTATGCAAAACATTTAGACCTAAAAGAAATGGCTAAAAGTGTTGGTATCAAAAACTGTTACAATTATGAAGAAATAGACTTAAAAGAAATAATAAACAACAATGAATGTAACTTTATCTGCTTCAATACAGAACCTGGAAATTCATCAGCACCAATTATCGATTTAACACCAATAGAAATTAAAAAAAGGTTTATGAAAAGTATATAA
- the hdrA gene encoding ferredoxin:CoB-CoM heterodisulfide reductase subunit HdrA yields MSEDLKVGVFICECGGNISDTVDIQKVKDSLNVEVVEQFVNLCSLNGRKIIRDAIFEHHLDRVVIAACSPISHEKTFQDYVQPLNPYLMDMANIREQCSWVHKDNDKATKKAITLINASIEKVKKSDAVNPIYCQTPSEVAVIGGGIAGMNAALSLAKQGTKVTIIEQSPSIGGHMAKIGKVFSPVKIAEECGMCLLNPILNEVVWNENIEIITNAKVVEAERRAGTYNLIVEKSPRYVDTEKCIACGNCAEVCEVEVPDDWNDGLSNRKAIYRPFGQSYPEAYVVDMEHCDRCGDCKRQCSMNAIRFKVKPEKIPVSVGSIIIATGHKLFDPDLRPEYGYSRYDDVITQSELGRITGVNGPTKGKLVKSNGEVPKRVVMIQCVGSRDEKPDGHLYCSKVCCSVALKNANIIKHKHPETDVVICYTDMRTPSMYEKYYKHTQANGVRFIRGRPGEVVKRNGNFIVRVEDTLKREFSEIEADMVVLSTAMEPSEGTKEIAKILNVGTTEDEFIKEAHPKIKPVTTDIQGTFVCGTAQDPKDITESIMQATAAASKVAEYNYGGIEIEPFIAEIDEEKCIVCGECVERCKFKSMSIQDDKIYIDPMSCTGCGKCLVGCKQFAITVNGNIDEKIKATIDGVLAKKAPGERMILVFLDNIGYTAADNIGVNRLSYPESIHIIKVLSVNRVRPRHIKHALENGADGIFIGEFPGDLMYDEVERKIEKVKERISEVNQNPDRITFSKVYIPYYSGLANKLNDFDKKIKELNESE; encoded by the coding sequence ATGTCTGAAGATTTAAAAGTGGGAGTTTTCATCTGTGAATGCGGAGGAAATATTTCAGATACTGTAGATATTCAAAAAGTTAAAGATTCGCTAAATGTGGAAGTTGTAGAACAGTTTGTAAATTTATGTTCTTTAAATGGAAGAAAAATCATTAGGGATGCAATTTTTGAACATCATTTGGACCGTGTTGTAATTGCAGCATGTTCTCCAATAAGTCATGAAAAAACTTTTCAGGATTATGTTCAACCGTTAAATCCTTATTTGATGGACATGGCAAATATTCGTGAACAATGTTCATGGGTTCATAAAGATAATGATAAAGCAACTAAAAAAGCTATAACTCTTATTAATGCTTCTATAGAAAAAGTAAAAAAATCAGATGCCGTTAATCCGATTTACTGTCAAACACCAAGTGAAGTAGCAGTGATTGGTGGTGGAATAGCGGGTATGAATGCAGCTTTATCACTGGCTAAACAGGGAACAAAAGTAACTATTATAGAGCAGTCTCCATCTATCGGAGGACACATGGCTAAAATAGGAAAAGTTTTCTCTCCTGTAAAAATAGCTGAAGAATGTGGAATGTGTCTGTTAAATCCTATATTGAATGAAGTTGTTTGGAATGAAAATATTGAGATTATAACAAATGCAAAGGTCGTTGAAGCAGAAAGAAGAGCAGGAACTTATAATCTGATTGTTGAGAAATCTCCAAGATATGTAGATACAGAAAAATGTATAGCATGCGGAAACTGTGCGGAAGTTTGTGAAGTGGAAGTTCCCGATGATTGGAATGACGGATTATCTAATAGAAAAGCTATTTATCGTCCTTTTGGACAGTCCTATCCTGAAGCATATGTTGTAGATATGGAACATTGTGACAGATGTGGAGATTGTAAAAGACAATGCAGTATGAATGCTATTCGTTTTAAAGTAAAACCTGAAAAGATTCCTGTTTCTGTAGGTTCTATTATTATAGCTACTGGACACAAACTCTTTGATCCGGACTTAAGACCAGAATATGGATATTCAAGATACGACGATGTTATAACTCAAAGTGAATTAGGCCGTATTACAGGAGTAAACGGTCCGACTAAAGGTAAATTAGTAAAATCAAATGGGGAGGTTCCAAAAAGAGTGGTCATGATACAGTGTGTTGGATCCAGAGATGAAAAACCGGACGGACATTTGTATTGTTCCAAAGTATGCTGCAGTGTTGCTTTGAAAAATGCAAATATTATAAAACACAAACATCCTGAAACAGATGTTGTTATCTGTTATACAGATATGAGAACTCCAAGTATGTATGAAAAGTATTATAAACATACTCAGGCCAATGGAGTAAGATTCATACGTGGAAGACCTGGAGAAGTTGTTAAAAGAAATGGTAACTTTATTGTTCGTGTTGAAGACACTCTCAAAAGGGAATTTTCAGAAATTGAAGCAGATATGGTTGTATTATCTACAGCTATGGAACCTTCTGAAGGTACTAAGGAGATTGCAAAAATCCTGAATGTCGGAACTACTGAAGATGAATTCATTAAAGAGGCACATCCAAAAATCAAACCTGTAACAACTGATATTCAGGGAACTTTTGTTTGTGGAACTGCACAGGACCCAAAAGATATTACAGAATCAATTATGCAAGCTACTGCAGCTGCATCTAAAGTAGCTGAATATAACTATGGTGGAATAGAAATTGAACCCTTCATTGCAGAAATTGACGAAGAAAAATGTATTGTTTGCGGTGAATGTGTTGAACGCTGTAAATTCAAATCAATGAGCATTCAGGATGATAAAATCTACATTGACCCAATGAGCTGTACTGGATGTGGAAAATGTTTAGTCGGATGTAAGCAGTTTGCGATTACAGTTAATGGTAATATTGATGAAAAGATAAAAGCTACAATTGATGGGGTATTAGCTAAAAAAGCACCTGGAGAACGTATGATTTTAGTTTTCCTTGATAATATAGGTTATACTGCAGCAGATAATATTGGAGTTAACAGGTTATCCTATCCTGAATCTATTCATATTATTAAAGTACTTTCTGTAAACCGTGTAAGGCCTCGTCATATTAAGCATGCTCTTGAAAATGGAGCTGACGGAATATTTATTGGCGAATTCCCAGGAGATTTAATGTATGATGAAGTTGAAAGGAAAATAGAAAAAGTCAAAGAAAGAATTAGTGAAGTTAATCAAAATCCGGATAGAATAACATTCTCAAAAGTTTATATTCCATATTATTCAGGATTGGCGAATAAGTTAAATGATTTTGATAAGAAAATTAAGGAATTAAATGAGTCTGAATAG
- the cofH gene encoding 5-amino-6-(D-ribitylamino)uracil--L-tyrosine 4-hydroxyphenyl transferase CofH translates to MNELTIFLLCLIFIWKDIYLIKLLYYFMFDKLSISSKTEKILTNSLDEPISVEDANYLINIKGSDLYPLLATADYLRQEIVGNNVTFINNCNINFTNICTVRCGFCAFGKDADDPDAYILDDEAILKKAQGAVDKGAHEFCVMGGVLPDADVEYYEHLLQLLKGEFPNTLIHGFSPTMIKDASVVSGISVAEAFERLKSAGLDTLPGTAAEILTDRSRELICPEKVTTQEWIDIVKTAHEVGISGSATIMYGHVETPEERVEHIDIIRKIQQETHGFTEFIPMTFMHEYSPIFLEGQQNLGATGTEDLKLYAVARLMLKDLIPNIQVSWVKMGFRFAQVSLTAGANDLGGTLGGDELSEASGAPDGVEASIDTLSNMVKDLGRNPIERNSKYTEFYPIESKSSDVKIVSK, encoded by the coding sequence TTGAATGAACTTACTATATTTTTATTATGTTTAATTTTCATATGGAAAGATATTTATTTAATTAAGTTATTATATTATTTTATGTTTGATAAACTATCTATATCTTCTAAAACAGAAAAGATTTTAACTAATTCTCTTGATGAACCAATTTCTGTTGAAGATGCAAACTATTTAATAAATATTAAAGGGTCTGACTTGTATCCTTTACTTGCAACTGCTGATTATCTCAGGCAAGAAATTGTTGGAAACAACGTTACATTTATTAATAATTGTAATATTAACTTCACAAATATCTGTACTGTAAGATGTGGTTTCTGTGCATTTGGTAAAGATGCAGATGACCCTGATGCCTATATTTTAGATGATGAAGCTATATTAAAAAAGGCTCAGGGTGCTGTTGACAAAGGAGCACATGAGTTTTGTGTCATGGGAGGAGTTTTACCTGATGCAGATGTTGAATATTATGAACATTTGCTTCAATTATTAAAAGGGGAATTTCCGAATACTTTAATTCATGGTTTTTCACCAACTATGATTAAAGATGCAAGTGTTGTATCAGGCATAAGTGTTGCAGAAGCATTTGAAAGGCTTAAAAGTGCAGGTTTGGATACATTACCTGGAACTGCTGCAGAAATCTTAACTGACAGATCCAGAGAATTGATTTGTCCTGAAAAGGTAACAACACAGGAATGGATTGATATTGTAAAAACAGCTCATGAAGTTGGAATTTCAGGTTCAGCTACAATTATGTATGGGCATGTAGAAACTCCTGAAGAACGTGTAGAACATATTGACATTATCAGAAAGATTCAACAGGAAACTCATGGTTTTACAGAATTTATTCCAATGACATTTATGCATGAGTACTCTCCAATCTTTTTAGAAGGTCAGCAAAACTTAGGAGCTACAGGTACTGAAGATTTAAAATTATATGCAGTAGCTAGATTAATGCTTAAAGATTTAATTCCAAATATTCAGGTATCCTGGGTAAAAATGGGTTTCAGATTTGCACAGGTATCTTTAACAGCTGGAGCAAATGATTTAGGTGGAACTTTAGGGGGAGATGAATTGTCTGAAGCTTCTGGAGCGCCAGATGGAGTTGAAGCATCTATTGATACTTTAAGTAATATGGTTAAGGATTTAGGTAGGAATCCTATCGAGAGAAATTCAAAATACACAGAATTTTATCCAATTGAATCTAAAAGTTCTGATGTGAAAATAGTATCAAAATAA
- the comD gene encoding sulfopyruvate decarboxylase subunit alpha: MNMNSTEAIYNGLKDAEIDFVVSVPCVNLSKLLEMVDEDEEIMHVPVTREEEGIGICAGAYMGGRKPAILMQNSGLGNSINALKSLTELYKFPLVIIISHRGTEGETICGQIPMGESTPRLLNAMDFHFFEPTNPETAYEDVKNAWKLSIEEGKPVSVLLEIKYW; the protein is encoded by the coding sequence ATGAATATGAATAGTACTGAAGCTATTTATAACGGATTAAAAGATGCTGAAATTGATTTTGTTGTTAGTGTTCCTTGTGTTAACTTAAGTAAACTATTGGAAATGGTTGATGAAGATGAAGAAATCATGCATGTTCCAGTTACAAGAGAAGAAGAAGGAATAGGCATTTGTGCAGGAGCATATATGGGCGGTCGCAAACCTGCCATATTAATGCAAAATTCAGGACTTGGAAACTCTATTAATGCACTTAAATCATTAACAGAGTTATATAAATTTCCATTAGTAATAATCATTAGCCATAGAGGAACTGAAGGTGAAACTATCTGTGGACAAATACCAATGGGAGAATCCACACCAAGATTATTAAATGCTATGGATTTCCATTTCTTTGAACCAACCAATCCTGAAACAGCATATGAAGATGTTAAAAATGCATGGAAATTGTCTATTGAAGAAGGCAAACCTGTATCTGTATTATTAGAAATTAAATATTGGTGA
- a CDS encoding thymidylate kinase produces MDKFIVIDGLDGAGKDTQVKLLAEMYEKQGKNVVVRSHPCKDNKYGIKSKEALLKTGKINHLKATVYFGLDAIRSLRKYYYNDNIDVLIFSRYIMAVVYLPNVINVIIYKFVSFILPTSEYMFFLDVSPEESLKRIDNRSEDTEMFENMEELKKARFKSKKVTYEWNIINADNSVAEVNNEIKEKL; encoded by the coding sequence ATGGACAAATTCATAGTTATAGACGGTTTGGACGGTGCCGGAAAAGACACACAGGTTAAATTGCTGGCTGAAATGTATGAAAAACAGGGAAAAAATGTTGTTGTACGTTCTCACCCATGTAAGGATAATAAATATGGTATAAAATCAAAGGAAGCACTTTTAAAAACTGGTAAAATTAATCATTTAAAAGCTACAGTTTATTTTGGATTAGATGCAATCAGATCTCTTCGCAAATATTATTATAATGATAATATTGATGTTTTAATCTTTTCAAGATATATTATGGCAGTTGTTTATCTTCCAAATGTTATTAATGTAATTATTTATAAATTTGTTTCATTTATTCTTCCAACATCAGAGTATATGTTTTTCCTGGATGTAAGTCCTGAAGAATCTTTAAAAAGAATTGATAATCGTAGTGAAGATACTGAAATGTTTGAAAATATGGAAGAACTTAAAAAAGCCAGATTTAAGTCAAAAAAAGTTACTTATGAATGGAATATTATAAATGCAGACAATAGTGTAGCTGAAGTTAATAATGAAATAAAAGAAAAACTATAA
- the priS gene encoding DNA primase catalytic subunit PriS: MFSKATLKERRQYYREEWSTKDLPDFILKDLKKREFGFDHNGKGPNDRYKVFRGRESLKKFLRYKAPFAAYISVAFYNNPRRREDWQKAEYIFDVDAKDIPIRTCQCDGVCEVCLGQALEIVNSLIDTLQDDLGLNNIHLVYSGRGYHIRILDEEMMTSGSELRSEVLKYAAGAEVPKSNFFNPDISNKSFNFEHFSIPIGYSKIFTDKLKYNIQHLVGNEELDEINPKLMKDIIKYRHHLDNDNWGYFKRDIGPRRYKNLTEAMARVNLSTIDAKVSIDLKRILRLPSSLHSKVSMKCMEVKNRETFDPLQDAVPKFVEERGE, translated from the coding sequence ATGTTTTCTAAAGCTACACTTAAAGAAAGAAGGCAGTATTACCGTGAGGAATGGTCCACTAAAGACTTGCCTGACTTTATTCTTAAAGATTTAAAGAAAAGAGAGTTTGGTTTTGACCATAATGGAAAAGGACCTAATGATAGATATAAAGTATTTAGAGGAAGAGAGTCTTTAAAGAAATTTTTAAGATATAAAGCTCCCTTTGCAGCTTATATCTCTGTAGCTTTCTATAATAATCCAAGAAGACGGGAAGACTGGCAGAAAGCAGAATATATTTTTGATGTTGATGCTAAAGATATTCCAATCAGAACCTGTCAGTGTGACGGTGTTTGTGAAGTCTGTTTGGGACAGGCTTTAGAAATTGTCAATTCATTAATTGATACACTTCAAGACGATTTAGGTTTAAATAATATTCATTTAGTTTACTCCGGAAGAGGATATCATATTAGAATTCTTGATGAAGAAATGATGACTTCCGGAAGCGAATTACGATCAGAAGTTTTAAAATATGCAGCCGGTGCAGAAGTTCCTAAATCCAACTTTTTTAATCCTGACATATCCAATAAAAGCTTTAATTTTGAACATTTCAGCATTCCTATCGGATACTCAAAAATTTTTACTGATAAATTAAAATATAATATTCAGCATTTAGTAGGTAATGAGGAATTAGATGAAATCAATCCCAAACTAATGAAAGACATTATAAAATACAGACATCATTTAGATAATGATAACTGGGGATATTTTAAAAGAGATATCGGCCCTAGAAGATATAAAAATTTAACAGAAGCTATGGCAAGAGTTAATTTATCTACAATTGATGCTAAAGTATCTATTGATTTAAAAAGAATATTAAGGCTCCCATCATCACTTCATTCTAAAGTAAGTATGAAATGTATGGAAGTTAAAAATAGGGAAACATTTGACCCACTGCAAGATGCTGTTCCTAAATTTGTTGAAGAAAGAGGAGAATAA
- the hdrB gene encoding ferredoxin:CoB-CoM heterodisulfide reductase subunit HdrB, with protein MMKQVPDKNILLFKSCLVSVEYPGIESSTKFVFDKIGIDYEISDKQTCCTGLGHYSDVFDQFTTTAIGARNFKVAGNLDRPNLVMMCATCYAINKKVANILNKKDNVRDKVNDVFDKSDLKNLKYEKGDVDSSKNIFHVVDILYSKRDEISKNIKYDLSDYTIATHHGCHYCKVHYDDTIGGVRDPNIIDDIIEACGCKTIGWYDHKRQTCGSGFRQRYSNKDISMEVTEDKLHSIKDDGVEILVHLCPNCHVQFDRYQNLISEKCGEEFNTIHLNIAQFVAIAMGGDFNKVIGVKAHTVPVDSVIKDLREVD; from the coding sequence ATGATGAAACAGGTTCCTGATAAAAATATTCTTTTGTTTAAAAGTTGTCTTGTAAGTGTTGAATATCCTGGAATAGAATCATCTACCAAATTTGTTTTTGATAAAATTGGCATAGATTATGAGATTTCAGATAAACAAACCTGCTGTACAGGTCTTGGACATTACTCTGATGTTTTTGACCAGTTTACAACAACAGCTATTGGAGCACGTAACTTTAAAGTAGCCGGTAATTTAGATAGGCCAAATTTAGTAATGATGTGTGCAACATGCTATGCAATTAATAAAAAAGTAGCTAATATTTTAAATAAAAAAGATAATGTTAGAGATAAGGTAAATGACGTTTTTGATAAATCAGATTTGAAAAATCTAAAATATGAAAAGGGTGATGTTGATTCATCTAAAAATATTTTTCATGTAGTGGATATCTTATATAGCAAACGTGATGAAATCTCTAAAAATATTAAATATGACTTAAGTGATTATACAATAGCTACTCATCATGGCTGCCATTATTGTAAAGTTCATTATGATGATACAATAGGTGGAGTTAGGGATCCTAATATCATTGATGACATAATAGAAGCATGCGGATGTAAAACAATTGGATGGTATGATCATAAACGTCAAACCTGTGGAAGCGGATTTAGACAGAGATACTCCAATAAAGACATTTCTATGGAGGTAACTGAAGATAAATTGCACTCAATAAAAGATGACGGAGTGGAAATTTTAGTTCATTTATGTCCTAATTGTCATGTTCAGTTTGACAGATATCAGAACTTAATATCTGAAAAATGTGGTGAAGAATTTAATACTATTCATTTAAATATAGCTCAGTTTGTGGCTATTGCAATGGGTGGTGACTTTAATAAGGTTATAGGTGTAAAAGCACATACTGTACCAGTAGATTCAGTCATTAAGGATTTAAGGGAGGTTGACTAA